One region of Candidatus Bathyarchaeota archaeon genomic DNA includes:
- a CDS encoding V-type ATP synthase subunit F produces the protein MEGLYLNVAAIGDSTFIAGFEFIGVRGFHATEAEEARRCLREITDSEEYALIILPDRFVDVSRDTRAKIAREGKITPLFAFLPDHTGIKGKRVEELKKAINLAVGTELNL, from the coding sequence ATGGAAGGATTGTATTTGAACGTCGCGGCTATTGGTGATTCGACCTTCATAGCGGGTTTCGAATTTATTGGAGTTAGGGGCTTTCATGCTACGGAAGCTGAGGAAGCTAGAAGATGTCTTAGAGAAATAACTGATAGTGAAGAATATGCTTTGATTATACTTCCTGACAGGTTCGTAGATGTCAGTAGAGATACAAGAGCCAAGATCGCAAGAGAAGGAAAAATAACTCCATTATTTGCCTTTTTGCCTGACCATACAGGAATTAAAGGTAAGCGGGTTGAAGAACTTAAAAAGGCAATTAACCTTGCCGTGGGTACAGAATTGAATCTATAA